Sequence from the Remersonia thermophila strain ATCC 22073 chromosome 7, whole genome shotgun sequence genome:
cggTGTGGAAGGCCCTGGTTCCCAGCCCGCGcatcctcaaggagctcgtgCCGACGCTCACGCAGCTCATCATCCGGCGGCTGGGCAGCTCCAACATGGAGCACAAGGTCATTGCCAGCaacgcgctcggcgagctcatcCGCAaggctggcgacggcgtgctggcgACGCTCCTGCCGACGCTCGAGGAAGGCCTGCAGACCTCGCACGACGTGGACGCCCGCCAGGGCATCTGCCTGGCGCTCAAGGAACtcatctcgtcggcgtctcccgaggcgctcgaggaccaCGAGAAGACGCTCATCTCTGTTGTGCGCGCTGCGCTCACCGATTCGGACGCCGACgtgcgcgaggcggcggccgaggcgttcGACTGGCTGCAGCAGATCCTGGGCAAGCGGGCGGTCGACCAGGTGCTGCCGTACCtgctcaacctcctccggtccgaggaggacgccaaCAACGCGCTCGCGGCGTTGCTTACGCTGCTTACCGAGACGACGCGGTCCAACATCATCCTGCCGAACCTCATCCCGACGCTCATCACGCCTCCCATCTCGGCCTTCAACGCCAAGGCGCTGGCCTCGCTGTCCAaggtggcgggcgcggctATGAACCGGCGCCTGCCCAACATCATCAACTCGCTCATGGACAACATTGTCAACtgcaccgacgaggagctgcggaaGGATCTCGACAGCTCGTTCGACACGGTTATCTTGTCGATCGACGAGTACGACGGGCTCAACGTGGTCATGAacgtgctgctgcagctcatCAAGCACGAGGACCACCGCAAGCGCGCGGCCACGGCTCAGCACCTGGCCAGCTtcttcgcggccgccgacgtcgactACACGCGCTACAACCAGGACATCGTGCGCGCGCTGCTCATCTCGTTCGACGACCGCGACTCGGCCGTGGTCAAggcggcctggagcgcgCTCAGCGAGTTCACCAAaaagctcaagaaggaggacaTGGAGGCGCTCGTCCTCTCGACGCGCCAGACGCTGCTGCAggtcggcgtggcgggccaCAACCTTCCCGGGTTCGAGCTGCCCAAGGGCATCAGCGCCATCCTGCCGATTTTCCTGCAGGGCCTGATGAACGGCAGCTCCGAGCAGCGCGTgcaggcggccctcgccatctcggacctcgtcgaccgcaCCAGCGAGAACTCGCTCAAGCCGTTCGTCACGCAGATCACGGGTCCGCTTATCCGTGTCGTGTCGGAGCGCTCGACCGAGGTCCGCTCGGCCATCTTGCTCACGCTCAACAACCTGCTGGAGAAGATGCCCACGGCGCTCAAGCCCTTCCTGCCCCAGCTGCAGCGCACCttcgccaaggccctcgccgacccggcgaGCGACGTTCTCCGCACCCGTGCCGCCCGCGCTCTGGGCACCCTCATCAAGTACACGCCGCGCGTGGATCCGCTCATCGCGGAGCTCGCCACGGGATCGCGCACGTCCGATCCGGgcgtcaagacggccatgCTCAAGGCGCTGTACGAGGTCAtcagcaaggccggcggcagcatgggcgagtcgtcgcgggcggcggtgctggcgctcaTCGACGGGtccgaggcggacgagagcgacgcgGCCATGACCATCACGCACGCGAGGCTGTTCGGCGCGTTGGTCAAGAACGTGGCGCCGGACGTTGCCGAGGGCCTGCTCAGGAATAGGGTCCTGACGCGCGAGTTCACGATGCCGAGCGCGCTGGCGTTGAacgcggtgctggtggagaGCCCCGAGGCGCTGTTGGGGAGCCcgttggcggaggaggtgccgGAGCTCTTGGAGGCGGGGATGGAGAACAAGGATGTAAGTCatgacgacaacaacaacaacgacaacaacagtCACTACACTGATTTTGTCGATAGATGCTGGTTGCTAACCATGAATGACTACTACGCAGGTGTTCATCGCCGACAACTTCATTCTCGCCACCGGCAAGTACCTCCTCAGCAAGGAGTCGGTGCCCTCGCGCACCTTCGAGACCACCAAGCCGCTCTTTGCGaccctcgccaagctcgtcCCGCCAGGCAACGCCAGCGACACGcggcgcctcgcgctcgtcgtcgtgcgcACCCTGGCCCGCATCCACCCGGACATGGTGCGGCCGCACCTCTCGCTcctcgcgccgcccgtgTTCGCGTCGGTCCGGGACATGGTCATCCCCGTcaagctcgcggccgaggcggcgtttGTGCAGCTGTTTGcggtggcggacgaggagagcaAGGTGTTTGACAAGTGGATGGCGAGCAGCGGggcggagctgccgcccaaTGTCAAGCGGCCGATGCAGGATTACTTCAAGCGGGTGACGCTGCGGTTGGGGGCGCAGGTgagggagcggagggaggcggaaggcggcgctggcgggctggggctggcgaatgacgaggtggaggacgagAAGGAAATTTGGGCGGTGGGCAAGGTGGATTTGGGAGAGGGAGCGTTCGCGGAGTAAGTCGAGTAGCagcatgatgatgatcacGATGACGGGCATGTGGGTTGTGAGGTGCTGCGGCCACCCAACGGCGTGGGGGAGAAAATAAATGACCAGGTATTGTGCAATATAAAATGGGTTTCTCCACGCTGTCTTGGGGATTTGCTTGGATGTCCTCCGGTTTCTGATTTCTGTTATGGACATGGAGTTGCTGGTCGATATCGATCTATCAACCGCCATTCTTACGAGGCAAGGAAGCGTAGACATTCTCATCCCTCGTGGGTTGATAGGTTTCGAGTTGGCTCGGGTGTGGTTTGGAACGTGGTGGGACATCTCCCGTGGACTTCGTGGACACTTTGGCGTGCCATAGCCCAGgttggttgttgttgttgttgttgttggcatGTCCAGAGCGTTAGGGGGACATATGAGGTCTAAGGGAGCTATGTACTTGTAGCTGTCATGAACCCATGAAAGCAGGTCGCCATTACACAGCTTCATCAAGCGCTTCCACCCATCCACTTGAAAACCAACGATTGGGTCCTTTGGCTCTTGATAACCACATGGACATTCTTCGACTACCGTGTACATGTACGTACCTATTTAGGGCTGAAGGAGAAATGGAGGAAGATTCGGGGGACATGGACGGGAGGAGTAGAAGGAGAGCGGAGCTTGAGCCACGGAGGAGTCCATACACACTACCCTACTGTGTGTACACGGTAATGAGGGGTGAATGAGCTCAGGGTCCAGGGTTCCAGGTTCAGGGTTGGCGCAGTGAATCTTTTGGAAATTGCAACCCTGAAGAAAGAAGCAGCGGTGCGAGGAGACTggaaggcggtggtgggtCTCGaaagaggcggcggcacgtGCGAGGGCACATGATGCCCCCCCTAGCTAACCCTCTCCAATCACAGGCCACCTTGCCGCCCCACCTGGCGAAACCCACAAACTGGTGTGTCGAGAAATTCTGACGGGCAAACTTCCCCTCAGCGGAAATCCCGAACCCATCGACAACACCGCCGACTACTAACCATCTACAGCATCAATCCGTCAAGATGTAAGTGGTTTATGGGCCTTCCTTCGATCCCCGGGCAGCAGAAGCAGTTCGTTTTCGCCGTGGATTCGTCCCCCGGGGCCCTCGCCAGATCCATGTTTCGACACGCCGACTGAAATGCAAATGCGACCGTGAAACACCACCTCGATCTCCCCCCCGACCGACTTGGCCCATCGCACGACTCTCGAACGGGGTCCGACGACGCTGCTCGCAATGCTTCTCcttcggcgggcggctgcttctgcttctgctgccgCTTCGGGGGGACTGACTTCCTctggccgacccggaggcAACAAGAAGACATGATGGCTGACTTGGCGTCCTCCCCCCAGGGTTAACCTCCGGACGCAGAagcggctcgccgcgtcGGTCCTCGGCTGCGGCCAGGGCAAGATCTGGCTCGACCCCAATGAGGTGTCGGAGATCAGCAACGCCAACTCCCGCCAGACCATCCGCAAGCTGGTTTCGGATGGCCTCATCATCAAGAAGCCCGTCACGATGCActcgcgctcccgcgcccgcgagctgaacctcgcccgccgcatcggccgccaccgcggctTCGGTAAGCGCAAGGGtaccgccgacgcccgcatGCCTGAGTACGTTTGACCCGATCCATCTTGCGCGCTCTCGACCGATACACACACAAACATACGCATACACATATCCCTCCCGGGTCTGGATAACCCACCTACCCGCCCATTCCCGAAGCGGtcatgagagagagagagaaagagatGGCGTCACTTGCTTTGGGAAAAgggcggggggtggttgAAGGATCGCCGGGGCTTGTCGAAATCGCGTCCCTTTCTCGCAGACCAGCCCTCTCCCTCCGCTGACACACGATACAGGCAGGTTCTGTGGatgcgccgccagcgggtcctccgccgtctcctcgtcAAGTACCGCGCCAGCGGCAAGATTGACAAGCACCTCTACCACGAGCTGTACCACCTCGCCAAGGGTAACACCTTCAAGCACAAGCGCGCCCTGGTCGAGCACGTATGTtgttcttgttttttttattctgcgagaagaaggcgtgGTTGCTGACCTTGTTGTTTCTAGATCCACCGTGCCAAGGCGGAGAAGGCGCGCGAGAGGCagatcaaggaggagatggacgcCAAGCGTGCGCGGACCAAGGCGGCTCGCGAGCGCAAGCTGGAGAGGCAGGCGGCCAAGAGGAACGCGttgctgggcgaggcggaggaatCCAAGTAGATTGTCGGGAGGGTATCAGCCTCTTCCATGTGAAAAATGGACAGCACGTGGAATCTTtttctcggcggcctttgCATTCGGAGTACATGGGTTGGGcgtctttctctctctctgtcaATCTCAAATCAATGGGCAACGCTTTCTCGGGTATAAAGCGAGTGCATCATACACAACAGTGGATGGGAACTCGGGtgagatggatggagggttcgcgggccatggcgtctctctttttctctctcgccCTATCCTTGGAGATGAAAAGAGGcagagcgacggcggcggcgccgagcctcGAGGGACGCTCGGGCTCGCATGCATCAATCATCATGTATGGCAGTAAAAAGGGGAAATCCATGGGTTTGCGGGTTCAGAGCGTGTCGCGGAACGTGGGGATGCAGCACTGTGATGGCGCACCAAGGGCAAAACCGACACACACATACCCACACGGACATATATGGGCATACGTGTACGTACGTGGTGGATGTGGTCCTCGCAGGACCAACagagcaggcaggcaggcagacaggcaggcaggcagccCGGCCCATCCATCTCCGGTGAGGGGGTTCGAGCGAGAAAAAGAAGGCATTTGCGTCCTCAGgaatccatccatccatgcaGCATACTTATCGTGGTTGCTTGTGACATGGAAACTCCCAAGCtccaaagaaaaaaaaaaaaggggaaaaaaagccAATGGTATCTACACTACCTTGGTTGGTTGGTAACCAAGTGAGGTACCAGGTAGGCATAAGCTCTATGGGAAGCTAGCTAGCTATCTGTGGCTGTCAACAGAGGGGCAGCAGACGGGCAAGAAGAGGGAGAcaagaagagggagagaaacaagaaaaaaaaaaaaaaagaacaacaAACTTGACGGAAACATGTCTACTGACGGCTTTCGTCGCCGGGCATCAACCAAGCATTGGGTCAGAGGTTTCACATTGTCCCTAGAAAGGTGGTGAAGTGTGCCGGGACATGTCCGTCATGTCCCCCAAGGGTCCAACCGTGAGGTTTTGACCCGGAGGACGGTCTGACGTTTGAAGGCGGGCTCATCACCCCCAAGTTAGTTGATtggggaaagaaaaagggaaaaagagGAAAATAGGCTGCGATGGCCGGGGCGTAATTTTTGTTTTGTGCTTGTGTGGGAGCTGGCAGCGGTTTCTGGTTGGTCCGTGCGTTGCTTGGTTGGTTGCTTGCGTGCTTGTGTTCTTCCGAGCTTGCGTGCTTCCGAGCTTGCGTGCTTGCTTGGCTGGCATGGCTGGCTGATAAGATAACGTCGCACCTTACCCCGAGTAACTAACTAccataggtaggtagttaccttACCCGACGGTTAGTCATGCGGAGTTACAGCACACGCACGCTCCGTGCCGTTACCCATCCGGGGACCCCACCTTCGCCCCCCGGCAAAGCCCGGATGTtccaagctcgtcgagccagTGGCATgactcgccgagcagcacaGCAAAAGGCCAGCAAACCACCGGCAGCAAAAGCCATCAAGCTTACCAGGAaggcaaaaagaaaaaaaacacaaagCTGAGGTACCGTAGGTAGCTCGGCTTGTGTTGGCGGTCTTGTGACGCTGCTCCCGACCGAACCGCAACGGCGTGGCCACCAATCAATCAACACCCGCCCCCCCACACGAGGACGAGCTACGTTCCCCCCCTTCGACTTCGGGTTCTCCCTCCGACTTGCGTCACCGACCGGGGAAGAAAAAAGGGCAAGAAACGGCCGTCCCCTTTGgctttgtttctttttttctctctctctcttcttaCCTTGGGCTTGCCGGTTGTGGAGTGCCGAGTGTGGAACTTCAGGTCGACTTCGAGGTGGGATCAACAGCTTGAGCCGACAGAACAGGCCAGTGGTGGAGAAACAGactgagagagagagagagagggagagagagagaaaaagagagaaagagagaaagagagagagaaagagagagacggcAATAGCCCGTTTCTCAAACCTGTCTGTCGTTGGAGTGTGAGTTGTTGAAGAGCCATTGGTTCGTCGTTCGCCGTCCGCAGCCAACGTCTTGGGACTGCCAGCCAAGGGAAACCAGAGGCGCGCCAGAGAGGCTAACCAAGCATCTCACCACCCAGCTAGAGAGAGtctcgcccctccccctccccctcttcctgAACGATACCATGTCTGCATTCACATGCTCCGTTCCCGCCTCGCTGCGGGCGCGCAGCGCCCGTGCCGCCCTGCGCTCCCTGCAGCAcgcgacgaccacgacgaggacaacGGCCGGGTCTGCGGCCAGCCGGTTGGTGCGGAGGTCGTCTAGCATggcgacaacaacgacgacgacgacgacgaccacaaggcctgctgctcccacggctgccaccaccacggccaagGAGCCATGGACCCAGCGCAGGGGAATGGCGTCCATGACGTCGCAAAGCGATAGCCAGCAAAAGGTGGGTTCGATCGACCGACGCGCTTGGCGATTGGGTGGCCTTGTACAAGAAGAGGATGTGCACAAGTGCTGACGGCGGAATTGTTCATGCAGATGCTCGCGGCGCATCTTCAGCAGGCGGATCCGGTCATGTACGACATTATCGAAAAGGTGGGCGCAAAGACACTCGTGACATCAGGAGCGTGCTCTCATGGACGGACCTTGATGGCTGACGGAGGGctggctgccgcccgcccgcctttCAACAGGAGAAACTCAGGCAAAAGCGCTTTATCAACCTGATCCCCTCCGAGAACTTCACCTCGCAGGCCGTGCTGGACGCGCTAGGGAGCCCCATGCAGAGTACGTAGGCTCGCTCAACCGCTCTGCGGAGACGGATGGGTGCGGTGGCCGGACAGGAAAACAAGGCTGACACGGACACGCTCGCGCCCGCAGATAAATACTCGGAAGGGTATCCTGGCGCGCGGTACTACGGCGGCAACGAGTTCATCGACGCCTCGGAGCGCCTGtgccagcagcgcgccctcgagaccTTTGGCCTGGATGCCAGGGAGTGGGGTGTCAACGTTCAAGGTGAGCCCCTTTTGCAAAGAACAACAAAAAGAAACGACCAGGAGCCAAAAAGAGCTAACGATTGGGAAGCCCTCTCGGGCGCCCCCGCCAACCTCTACGTCTACTCGGCCCTGATGGAGACGCACGACCGCCTGATGGGCCTCGACCTCCCTCACGGCGGCCACCTCTCCCACGGCTACCAGACCGCCACCAAGAAGATCTCGTTCGTGTCCAAGTACTTTGAGACGCTGCCCTACCGCCTCGACGAGTCGACGGGCCTCATCGACTACGACAAGCTCGAGCAGACGGCCCTCCTCTACCGCCCCAAGatcatcgtcgccggcacctcggcctACAGCCGCCTCATCGACTACGCCCGCATGCGCGACATTTGCGACAAGGTCAACGCctacctcctcgccgacatgGCCCACATCTCGggcctggtcgccgccaAGGTGATCCCCGGCCCCTTCGGCTACGCCGAcatcgtcaccaccacgagCCACAAGTCGCTGCGcgggccccgcggcgccctcatcttcttccgccgcggcgtccgccGCACCCACTCCAAgtcgggcgtcgaggagctctaCAACCTCGAGACCCCCATCAACCAGTCCGTCTTCCCCGGCCACCAGGGCGGGCCCCACAAC
This genomic interval carries:
- a CDS encoding 60S ribosomal protein eL19 yields the protein MVNLRTQKRLAASVLGCGQGKIWLDPNEVSEISNANSRQTIRKLVSDGLIIKKPVTMHSRSRARELNLARRIGRHRGFGKRKGTADARMPEQVLWMRRQRVLRRLLVKYRASGKIDKHLYHELYHLAKGNTFKHKRALVEHIHRAKAEKARERQIKEEMDAKRARTKAARERKLERQAAKRNALLGEAEESK